ctactcttcattgcagtgcaggggcttctcattgcggtggctattcttgttgcagagcacggacgggctctaggtgggcaggcttcagtagttgtggcacacgggctcagtagttgtggctctcgggctgtagagcataggctcagtagttgtggctcatgggctgagtggcatgtgggatcttcctggagcagggatcaaacccatgtcccctgcattggcaggcagattcttaaccactgcaccaccagggaagtcctgagtgtgctgctttctttctttaactGATACTAGTGCCTGGTTATGTTGCCTGAATAAGATGCATCCTTATAAGAACTATGGCTCTCATAAAGGGGGCATAGTTATTATATTAGAATAAGCTGAGGACTCAACACATTGCACAGCGTGGATACAACAGGGGAGAGTTTCCCTggtaaagggagagagaagagagcaggGAGATGGGGTACTTAGATATCTCCAGGGAAGTACACTGGAAGTGGCTTGGAAGAGAAATTTGGGGAGATTGTACCTCGCTGCTTACCCATCTTGTTCTAACTCCGTCTGTATCATTAAGAATATTTCTCCTCTTACCAATTTAATAGGTGATCTCAGTATCCCTGAaggattctttctctctttggggGTTTATAATTTATTCTATCTGACATATGAATGACAAGAGGGAGTCAACCATGTGAAATCAGGGGGAAGAAAATTCTAAGCAGAGAAAGAACTAGTGCAGAGGCCCACAGGTTGGAGTGAATGAGCTCAGTACATTGTGGGAACCACAGTGAGGCTACTGTAGCACTTGCACACAGGGTTAGCACAAGAGTGATGGGAGAAGAGGACAGGAAGGTCAGCAATGCTGAATTGTGACGGGCCTCTAGGCTGAGGTGCAgggttggattttattctaaagacAAAGGGAAGATGATAGGGGGgttgcttcctccctccctcccttccttccttcctttcgcCATgccccacagcttgtgggatcttatttccccaacaaggaattgaacctgcaccctcggcagtgaaagcacagagtcctaaccactggacaaccagagaattcccatagGGGGATTTAAATAGAGGagtaatatgtctttttttttttttttttaatgattacttGGGTTGCTATGTGGAAAATGAATTGTGTGCATAGAAATAAAGGAGAGACCAAGCAGGAGCTTTGGCAGCACTGGTGAGTCTTTATGGCAGCTGAGGCAGGTGGGCAGTAATAAAGCTAGAGAGCAGAAGGCAGTCTCCAGGTATGTTTTGGATGTAGCATCCCAGATTTTGTCAGTGGCTTGCAGTGGAGTCTAAGGGTAAAAGAAGAACCAACTTCTAGATTTCTGActtgagtatcttttttttttttttaaagctctttattggaatataattgctttacactcttgtaccagtttttgaggtacaccaaagtgaatcacctgcatttatacatatatccccatatcccctccctcccgcaactccctcccaccctccctgtcctggccctctaaggtatcacccatcatcgagttgatctccctttgttatacagtaatttcccactatctattttacatttgctagtctaagtatgtctatgctactctctcacttcgtcccagcttccccttcaccatcccccctccaaccctgtgtcctccagtccattctctgcatctgcatccttattcttgtcctgtcagtgggcccatcagtaccatttttttagattctgtatatatgagttaacatatggtatttgtttttctctttctggcttacttcactctgtattacagtttctaggtctatccacctcattacatatagctccatttcattcctttttatggctgagtaatattccattgtatatatgtgccacatcttctttatccattcatctgttgatgggcatttaggttgcttccatgtcctggctattgtaaatagtgctgcaatgaacattatggtacatgtttttttttttttttctttaagaacttttattgacatacaattgacatacaataaactgcatatatccaaagtgtacaatttgatatttttttccttattagtaaggtacgtgtttctttttggattatggttttctctgggtatatgcgcagtagtgggattactggatcatatggtagttctatttttagttttttaaggaagctccaaactgttttccatagtggctgtaccaacttacattcccaccaacagtgcaggagagttcacttttttccacaccctctccaacacttattgtttctagattttttgatgatggccattctgaccagtgtgaggtgatacctcattgtggctttgacttgcatttctccaatgattagtgacattgagcatcttttcatgtttttgttggccatctgcatgtcttctttgaagaaatgtctatttaggtcttccacccatttgtggattgggttatttgcttttttggtattaagctgcgtaggctgcttatatattttggagattattcctttgtccgttgcttcattggcaagtattttctcccattctgagggttgtcttcttgtcttgtttatggtttctttctctgtgcaaaagcttttaagtttcatgaggtcccatttgtttattcttgattttatttccatgattctaggaggtgggtcaaaaaggatcttgctttgatgtatgtcatagagtgttctggccttacgtttaggtctttaatccattttgtgtttatttttgtgtatggtgttaggaagtgttctaatttcattcctttacatgttgctgtccaatgttccctgcaccacttattgaagaggctgtcttttttccactgtatattcttgccccctttgtcaaaaatgaggtgcccatatgtgcgtgggtttacctctgggttctctattctgttccactgatcttcctatttttgtgccggtaccatattatcttgatcactgtagccttgtaatatagtttgactGACTTGAGTATCTTGATGGCAGTGGTTTTATTCACTGACATGAGGAAGGCTTGGGAGAGAGCAGGTTTTGGCCACATTAAGTTTGAGATgcttattaaacatttatatggACATATACATTAGATAATTGAGTGTGTAGGACTGGAATTCCAAGTGAAGATCAGGACTTGATTCACACATTTGGGGTCACTATATAGATGACATTTAAACCACAGGGCTAGGTGGGATCATCTGGGGAGAACATGTCAATAGGACAGGACATCCCCAGTAGTTAGGGATGAAGCTAAGGAGACTGAGGCCAGTAGGGTGGGAGAAGCTGGAACCCTGTGCTGATCCAGTGCTGAGTTTTGAGTTACCAGAATTAGTGTCCTTGGGCTTGGAGAATCCAATCCGATTTTCCCAAATGTTAAAAACCAAACACTATTGTTTGCAAATGATTTTCTTTATAGGATGTCCAGATCCTAACTCCAGAGATTAGGAATTAGCAGGTCCGGGCTCAGGCccaggaatctacatttttaaaagtgcttcAGGTGCTGCTAATGCTGGTGGTACACAGTTCACTTCGAGAAACACTGATCCACGGGCTGAGCCACAGGTGACACCACTGCAGGGTATCTGATGCATCTCCTAAAATCCTTCCACTGCTTTGTAATGAGCCCTCTTCCCTTCAGGCTGATGTCATTAGACACATTACTCTCCACCTCTTCATAATCACTGTCATTTAACAGCCTCCTGGTTCTTTCACTGCATTGATCAAGAAAGAATGTGGGCACCTCAGTAATTAGTTCCTTAGATGTGCAGTCTAATCAGAAAAGTTTAGTCATCTGGGTTCCTTCcttgagccccacccccacccccagctgctttTTATTCTGCTCACATTGTTATCATAATGACCCCTTTTGAATACTTTCTGCCTGGGTCCTTATCATCCCTAACCTGTTTcctttaattttatgtaatatacaGGGAACATTTAACAGTTATTCATATAATTTCAAgggtttccatttttttaacctAACTTTGGTCTCATGTCTCCAGGAATCAAAGTCAGtgatgaaaattgtttttagtcaAGTACTCAGGAAACCCAAACTGAGTCGCTGTGGACTCTCTTTGCAGGCTGTATTTCTTCAAAACCAGATTTGATCACTTGGATGGAATGAGGAAGAATGCTGTTAATCAGAGGCCAAGGACACTTAGAGAAAACACAAGTGACACTCAGCCTTTCTACTGATCAGCAGTCAGACTTGAATGCTGGCAAGTTGCCATGTGTTGGTGAGTAGATGAATTTGAGGGCCTGACTCATTTATTCTCCTGGCCTTGTttgctgatctttctgcagagtCAGCAGGATGTAGtgaataagaaatattattttgataatgttcttttttttcactcaagtGCATAGCAAACATAAGAATATCTTACTTTTATAAAGAAGGAGGTTGtgtatatttcattaaaaaaaaaacaaaacccacaaaataaGAACTGGCTTTAAGAGAACAGTAAGGATCTGATTATCCAGTCCTGAGGAAAAACCACCTTCCCCATCACATCACTGTGTCCATTTGAATACAGAGAAGTGAGAAGCCTTCCGATTttgtacaatatatttttttattttacagatttttagaacttgggattttttaaattccttttgaaGGATTACTTTTTTAATTCCTTGTAtcataaggaaaacattttaaatatattaacacTTTAAGTATTTAAGAGAACGTGTCATTTTTTAGAGTATGTTAATGCTTTACTAAATGGAGATCTGCTAAGTCCCTGGGTATCAAGAACTCGCCTGAAAAAGAGggaatttaaacccaggcagtgtGTGGCTAGCTCCATCAGAGGATAAAAGAATCCCAAGGGCTTCATTTTACTGCTACAGTCTGTTAATTCATTCATCTAATCAGTATTGTCCTTACCATGTTCATAGGACTATGTTACATATTACTTAGGCCAGGGGTTGGGAGggatacatatacatacacacattcccCTCTAAGAGTTTATTGTCTTACTGACCTACTGCCATGGTAGTTAGGTTAGTCAGTTATATTGAACTATTGGATTAGTCAACTATAAAATAAGACTGTATATAACTTCTAAATAATAAGTGGCAGTGGTAATAAGCACTGTAGGGATTtagaggagagagcagaggggagaCAGCAACATCCCAGGAGGACTTCTAAAGGAATTGGGATGTAAACAGCATAAAATGGGCAGATTTGGTTAAACAAAGAAGATTCAACAGGGGGTCATACAtgggctgaggctcagaggtgggaACAAGCCTGTTATATTTAGAAGATGGAAGATGCTGAGTATAGCTAAATGTTATTTATGGGACACAGtggaagatgggggtggggggcgtagTGGTAGTGGCACATAATTGGTATCAGAGGCCAAAAATGCCATGGTGAGAGTTTAATTTCATCTGTTAGAAAGGGCCTGGAAAGGTTTTTGAGTACCAAAGAATGAACTACGTTGGTGGCTGTCCCTAAAAACAAATGTTCCCTTTGTACCAGGTGGTACTCACCCAGTAACACAACTACTCCCCTGCCTGGGATAAACAGTAAGTGACAAGAAATAGGATTCAAGGAGACAGGATCATGCTTTTCTTATCATCCAGGCAAAAGCTGTGGGTGCTAACTTAGTAAAGACGTCATCTTGTTGGAAACATAATCTGTGTTGTTGTTGAGGTGGCCTCAGAGCAGTATCATTCTTGCTCTAGGGCAGGCCTGATAGGTGAGGTTTCCTCCCAcgttaaaaggtttaaaaaaggAGGGCCCTGTGACCCAACAGGATGAGGGAGAAAAAGGTTCTGGAATACAGTAGCTCAGGTGAGTGTCAGGAATTGTCCTCTCTAGGTGTAGTGGGTGAGAATAAGGTACCAACTCAGCTCCCTCTGTTCCCTGTCATCATGGCTTTTACTTTGGGAACAGCAGTGACTTTCTTATAATTTGGAGTTCCTTGGGAAAGGGAATTACTTCCACAGTGTTCTTTGTGAATTCAGTAAATTGCCATTTCACATTCCTATGAAAGATACTTCCTATTATCATTTCTTCAGAGAACTTTTCCTGAAATTTGTGGTGGAAGGGTGCAAGAATATGACCCAAAGCCTTCCTACTTAAATACTGTGCTATTTATTTCACAGATTTAAGGAAATATTATAATGAAATGGTCAGATTCTCAGagtaactcatttttattttcttccaacttCTGCTTAGCCTCTGAGGGTCCTGATAGgctcaaaaaatgtatttgcctGCCATTTTTTTCATGCTAAGCCATTTCTTAACACATGATGAAAGGATTTGTACATCGAAGTTAACCTTCAATATAATTCAcctgtggcaggcagattcacaATACCATGGGACAATGGGAGTCCCTTTCCCACATTGTTAGTGATGTGAAGATGGTCCTTGACCCCAGAGACACATCACTGATGAGGGGGGGTGTTTTTGTCTCTCCAGGTGACCAGGGAACTCTCCGGGCAAAAGAGAAGGAATGCCATTTAAATGGTCTCCAAGAGCAGGGTTCGTATGCTCTCTTAtccaaggagaaaagaaagattttatcAGATCAAAGGGCCGCCTTACAAGTCTGCAAGAAACAGAGATTCTAAATAAAAATCTCGACATCATAACATCTGATCAGGACAAGAATGATCCACAGCATAAACCGACGGGAACCCCAGGTCACCTGGAGATTCCACCAGGGCCGAGACTTTATCCCTGCTTTGTCTGTAGGAAGGTCTTCCAGATAAAGAGAGACCTGGTGAAGCGCAAAAGGAACCGCTCTGAGACCCAGTGCTGTCAATATCCGAAGCACAAAGACAAGTCCAGGGGGAAGGCCCAGCTCAGGTGGCCCCGGCCGGTCCCGTGTAATAAGCAGCCTTTCCGGTGCGGCGGGTGAGAGCAGAGCGGCCGGCTCGGGTGCAGCCCGGTGCGGCAGGGCCTTCCCGTCCGAAGCCACGCTGAACAAGCATGTGTGTGCGCACAGAGGAGAGAGGCCGCTTTCCAGCGAGGAGCGCGGCCGGGGGTTCACCCATCAGGGCGAGCTGGCCGAGCACCTGCGGGTGCACAGCGGGAGGACACCCTTCCAGGGTCCGCAGGGCAGCAGAGGCCCCTCCCCGGAGGCGACCGCGAGAGCCCCCCCGGCGGGCGCCCCGCGGGGAGAAGCCGTTCTCCTGTGCCGGCTGTGACCGGAAGTTCACCCCCAGGCGCAAGCTCACCGAACTCGTCCGGGTTCACAAGCGGGAGAAGCCCTTCCGGTGTCCCGAGTGTCAGCGAAACTTCTGCCTCGAGAGCAGCCTGCGGGCCCCTCTCTGTCAGCACAGCGGGCGGAAGCCCTTCCGGTGCCCCGAGAGCGGTCGGGGCTTCTGCTGGAGGAACCCCGTGAAGGCGCCGCATTGTCTACACAGCCAGGAGGAACCCTTCTCCTGCGGGCAGTGCGGCCGGGGGTTCGCCACGGCCGCGTCCACGCCAGGCGGATGGCGTTCCCCTGCGAGCGGTGCGGGAGGGCCTTCCCGCGGCGCTCGGGACTCACGCGGCACGTCCAGGTCCACAGCGAGGAGAAGCCCTTCTCCTGCGCCCAGTGCGGCCGGGGCTTCCGCCGCCATGCACACCTCGCCGAGCACCGGCGACTCCACGGCGGGGCAGAGCCCGTCCGGTGCCCCGAGCGCAGCCGGAGCTTCTCCCGGAAGGCCTCCCTGAAGCTGCACCGGCGGCGGCACGCGGGCTTGCGGTCATTCGCGGGCGGGGAGCGCCGCAAGGCCTACGCTCGGCCATTCCAACTCGCCGAGCATGCGCGGGTCCCCAGCGGGGAGCAGCCCTTCTGGTGCCCCAAGTGCGGCAGGGGCTTCCGGCTGGAAGGGAACCTGAAGGGCCACCTGCTCCAGCACAGCGGCCCGAAGCCCTTCCTCTGTGCGACGTGCAGCCGCAGGCTTCGCTCAGCGGTCCCAACTCACAGAGCACCTGTGCGTCCACAGCGGTGAGAGGCCCTTCCGGTGCCTGGAGTGCGGCAAGCGCATTCTCCAGAAGCGAAGTCTGAAGGCCTATCTGCGCCGCGCGTCACCGCGGGGAGAGGCCTTTTTCTTGCGCCGAGTGTGGGCGGGGCTTCACATACCTGGGGGCGCTCACCACCCACACGGGCGTGCACGCCAGGGGACAGCCCTTCAGCCTGGAGGTCCCTCCACTCAGGAAGCAGTGACCGCTCTGCCGTGGGGCCAGCGGCTCTGTCGGCTCTGGTTGAGACAGGACAGAGAATTCATCCCGCACACTTAAGACGCAGTGGCCGGCATGGAGCAGGCGACCGTGAGGGCTCCTTGACGAAGGTTCTAGATAACTCAGGCATAGAGTCTAGAGACTGGAGGAAGGCAGGCTTTTTTGGAAAGGCATTCTAGTCATCCTGATATGAGATTCAGGTTAGAAGTCCTCCTTTAGACTTTCTTCGGTCTTTTTTGTAATAAAGCTTCTTGTGATAAAAATTCCTTACATTATGGGTGttttagtctgcttgggctgccataggAAAATGCCACAGAGTGAGTGGTTTAAcccagagaaatttattttcttacagttccaGAAGACcaggatcaaggtgccagcagggttggtaTTTTGTGgggcctctcttcctggtttgcagatgtcACCTTCTCCATGTCCTCATGTGGCTGTTctctgtgtgggggtggggatgggcggATCTCTAGTATTTCTtactcttataaggataccagtcctaTGGGATTAGTACCGCAAtcctatgatctcatttaaccttaaggAATTAATTTTGGAGAACGTGGTCATATAGTCCTGGACCTGAATGAAGTGAATGAGGAGGAAGAGACTAGGAGTGATGTGTTGATGGAGCCTCCCTGAATGGAAAGAAATACCAAGAATGGGGAAGAAGTGCACCCCACCAAATCTAACAGCTGGCTGTACTTGTCCATTCACCTGTTTGGCTCTCCTGAGTCACACCTTGTGCAGCAATTTCTTCTGTTATCTCTGAGGTGCTGATGCCTTTCAAAT
The window above is part of the Hippopotamus amphibius kiboko isolate mHipAmp2 chromosome 4, mHipAmp2.hap2, whole genome shotgun sequence genome. Proteins encoded here:
- the LOC130852643 gene encoding LOW QUALITY PROTEIN: zinc finger protein 425-like (The sequence of the model RefSeq protein was modified relative to this genomic sequence to represent the inferred CDS: inserted 1 base in 1 codon; deleted 2 bases in 2 codons); the protein is MCVRTEERGRFPARSAAGGSPIRASWPSTCGCTAGGHPSRVRRAAEAPPRRRPREPPRRAPRGEKPFSCAGCDRKFTPRRKLTELVRVHKREKPFRCPECQRNFCLESSLRAPLCQHSGRKPFRCPESGRGFCWRNPVKAPHCLHSQEEPFSCGQCGRGFXHGRVHARRMAFPCERCGRAFPRRSGLTRHVQVHSEEKPFSCAQCGRGFRRHAHLAEHRRLHGGAEPVRCPERSRSFSRKASLKLHRRRHAGLRSFAGGERRKAYARPFQLAEHARVPSGEQPFWCPKCGRGFRLEGNLKGHLLQHSGPKPFLCATCSRGFAQRSQLTEHLCVHSGERPFRCLECGKRILQKRSLKAYLAARHRGERPFSCAECGRGFTYLGALTTHTGVHARGQPFSLEVPPLRKQ